In a single window of the Stigmatopora nigra isolate UIUO_SnigA chromosome 7, RoL_Snig_1.1, whole genome shotgun sequence genome:
- the ttyh1 gene encoding protein tweety homolog 1 isoform X1: MAAMTTVPSYSPSLWVRMCHALPRLDLSMQMRDNLFAPDSWEYQQTLLVLSSASAIALVISLLVILSFLIHYCCCHRGDRGEGSEEEEEDEDGSAGHGYGGKKGRGICCVTWVAVASVTLCCVAIGIGFYGNSEANDGMYQLTSSLLTANYTLASIDLLISDTINSLQLSVSGPLTTMEDMFTGSKPFLVSTRNCRRLSENVISLLSSISVARSGLEAGLNDSAVSGASIIPLTPVPPSVAPTVAPSGGLIPGPFSPGWAANTLMMNEDYRWLSYVMLLLLDLIVCLFILLGLAKQARWLLILMTVLAWLALFLSWGSLGLETATVVALSDFCTDPNVFVLNSTNFNTGTSSDVLDYYLTCSRRMNSPFQQLLTQSQRALSNIHSHLSSVERNALTQFPKAEKSLRDVQQILNSTEGNFHQLVALLNCRGLNKDYIDSLKGLCYDGMEGLLYLSLYSFLSALAFTAILCSLPGAWRSFPSDSEEYEDSDSESEDPFTSHQARRQTASGSQRGAPFYNYPGAGWTPPFSSAPPLPTPNVSSNGNPGYESLPLTDRQSPPPSYSPSMLTGYGGSQSHPNPAHSRNLYSR, from the exons ACCCTGCTGGTTTTGTCCAGCGCGTCGGCCATCGCCCTGGTCATCTCCCTCTTGGTGATTCTCTCCTTCCTCATACACTATTGCTGCTGTCACCGTGGCGACCGAGGCGAGGGGtccgaagaggaggaggaagacgaggacgGCAGCGCCGGTCACGGCTACGGCGGCAAGAAGGGCCGGGGGATCTGCTGCGTCACGTGGGTGGCTGTGGCGTCCGTCACGTTGTgctg TGTTGCCATAGGCATCGGTTTCTATGGCAACAGCGAGGCTAATGATGGGATGTATCAGTTGACCTCGTCTCTTCTCACAGCCAATTACACGCTAGCTTCCATCGATTTGCTG ATCTCCGACACCATCAACAGCCTGCAGCTATCCGTCTCGGGGCCCCTGACCACCATGGAGGACATGTTTACGGGCAGCAAGCCCTTCCTGGTTTCCACTCGCAACTGCCGGAGATTATCCGAGAACGTCATCAGCCTCCTCTCCTCCATCTCGGTGGCCCGTTCCGGTCTGGAGGCGGGGCTTAACGACAGCGCCGTCAGCGGGGCCTCCATCATCCCTTTGACCCCAGTGCCGCCTTCGGTTGCCCCCACTGTGGCGCCCTCCGGTGGGCTTATACCCGGACCCTTTTCACCTGGTTGGGCGGCCAacactttaatgatgaatgaagACTACAG gTGGTTGTCATACGTCATGCTGCTGCTGCTCGACCTTATCGTGTGTCTCTTCATCCTGTTGGGACTGGCCAAGCAAGCAAGATGGCTTCTTATTTT AATGACAGTGCTGGCGTGGCTTGCTCTCTTTCTAAGTTGGGGCTCGCTGGGTTTGGAGACGGCCACAGTTGTG GCCCTCAGTGACTTTTGCACCGATCCCAATGTATTTGTGCTCAACTCCACCAACTTTAACACAGGGACCAGCTCAG ATGTGCTGGATTATTACCTGACCTGCAGTCGACGCATGAACAGCCCGTTCCAGCAG CTCCTGACTCAATCACAGAGGGCGCTCTCCAACATCCACAGCCATCTTTCCAGCGTGGAACGCAACGCCCTCACGCAGTTCCCGAAAGCCGAA AAATCACTCAGGGATGTTCAACAAATCCTCAACAGCACAGAGGGCAACTTCCACCAGCTGGTGGCGCTGCTGAACTGCCGAGGCCTCAACAAG GACTACATCGACTCGCTGAAAGGTTTATGCTACGACGGAATGGAAGGACTGCTCTACCTCTCCCTTTATTCCTTCCTCTCGGCTCTGGCCTTCACTGCCATTCTTTGCTCTCTGCCTGGTGCCTGGAGGAGCTTTCCCAG CGATTCGGAAGAATACGAAGACTCGGACAGCGAAAGTGAGGACCCCTTCACCTCCCATCAGGCACGTAGACAGACGGCTTCTGGGTCTCAACGCGGGGCCCCCTTCTATAATTACCCGGGGGCCGGGTGGACACCCCCCTTTTCTAGCGCGCCGCCCCTCCC GACTCCAAACGTTTCCTCCAATGGCAACCCTGGCTATGAGAGCCTCCCTTTGACTGACAGGCAGTCCCCACCCCCTTCT tatTCTCCCAGCATGCTGACTGGTTACGGGGGAAGTCAATCACACCCAAACCCCGCCCATTCAAGAAACCTGTATTCACGTTGA
- the ttyh1 gene encoding protein tweety homolog 1 isoform X2: protein MAAMTTVPSYSPSLWVRMCHALPRLDLSMQMRDNLFAPDSWEYQQTLLVLSSASAIALVISLLVILSFLIHYCCCHRGDRGEGSEEEEEDEDGSAGHGYGGKKGRGICCVTWVAVASVTLCCVAIGIGFYGNSEANDGMYQLTSSLLTANYTLASIDLLISDTINSLQLSVSGPLTTMEDMFTGSKPFLVSTRNCRRLSENVISLLSSISVARSGLEAGLNDSAVSGASIIPLTPVPPSVAPTVAPSGGLIPGPFSPGWAANTLMMNEDYRWLSYVMLLLLDLIVCLFILLGLAKQARWLLILMTVLAWLALFLSWGSLGLETATVVALSDFCTDPNVFVLNSTNFNTGTSSDVLDYYLTCSRRMNSPFQQLLTQSQRALSNIHSHLSSVERNALTQFPKAEKSLRDVQQILNSTEGNFHQLVALLNCRGLNKDYIDSLKGLCYDGMEGLLYLSLYSFLSALAFTAILCSLPGAWRSFPSDSEEYEDSDSESEDPFTSHQYSPSMLTGYGGSQSHPNPAHSRNLYSR from the exons ACCCTGCTGGTTTTGTCCAGCGCGTCGGCCATCGCCCTGGTCATCTCCCTCTTGGTGATTCTCTCCTTCCTCATACACTATTGCTGCTGTCACCGTGGCGACCGAGGCGAGGGGtccgaagaggaggaggaagacgaggacgGCAGCGCCGGTCACGGCTACGGCGGCAAGAAGGGCCGGGGGATCTGCTGCGTCACGTGGGTGGCTGTGGCGTCCGTCACGTTGTgctg TGTTGCCATAGGCATCGGTTTCTATGGCAACAGCGAGGCTAATGATGGGATGTATCAGTTGACCTCGTCTCTTCTCACAGCCAATTACACGCTAGCTTCCATCGATTTGCTG ATCTCCGACACCATCAACAGCCTGCAGCTATCCGTCTCGGGGCCCCTGACCACCATGGAGGACATGTTTACGGGCAGCAAGCCCTTCCTGGTTTCCACTCGCAACTGCCGGAGATTATCCGAGAACGTCATCAGCCTCCTCTCCTCCATCTCGGTGGCCCGTTCCGGTCTGGAGGCGGGGCTTAACGACAGCGCCGTCAGCGGGGCCTCCATCATCCCTTTGACCCCAGTGCCGCCTTCGGTTGCCCCCACTGTGGCGCCCTCCGGTGGGCTTATACCCGGACCCTTTTCACCTGGTTGGGCGGCCAacactttaatgatgaatgaagACTACAG gTGGTTGTCATACGTCATGCTGCTGCTGCTCGACCTTATCGTGTGTCTCTTCATCCTGTTGGGACTGGCCAAGCAAGCAAGATGGCTTCTTATTTT AATGACAGTGCTGGCGTGGCTTGCTCTCTTTCTAAGTTGGGGCTCGCTGGGTTTGGAGACGGCCACAGTTGTG GCCCTCAGTGACTTTTGCACCGATCCCAATGTATTTGTGCTCAACTCCACCAACTTTAACACAGGGACCAGCTCAG ATGTGCTGGATTATTACCTGACCTGCAGTCGACGCATGAACAGCCCGTTCCAGCAG CTCCTGACTCAATCACAGAGGGCGCTCTCCAACATCCACAGCCATCTTTCCAGCGTGGAACGCAACGCCCTCACGCAGTTCCCGAAAGCCGAA AAATCACTCAGGGATGTTCAACAAATCCTCAACAGCACAGAGGGCAACTTCCACCAGCTGGTGGCGCTGCTGAACTGCCGAGGCCTCAACAAG GACTACATCGACTCGCTGAAAGGTTTATGCTACGACGGAATGGAAGGACTGCTCTACCTCTCCCTTTATTCCTTCCTCTCGGCTCTGGCCTTCACTGCCATTCTTTGCTCTCTGCCTGGTGCCTGGAGGAGCTTTCCCAG CGATTCGGAAGAATACGAAGACTCGGACAGCGAAAGTGAGGACCCCTTCACCTCCCATCAG tatTCTCCCAGCATGCTGACTGGTTACGGGGGAAGTCAATCACACCCAAACCCCGCCCATTCAAGAAACCTGTATTCACGTTGA
- the ttyh1 gene encoding protein tweety homolog 1 isoform X3 → MAAMTTVPSYSPSLWVRMCHALPRLDLSMQMRDNLFAPDSWEYQQTLLVLSSASAIALVISLLVILSFLIHYCCCHRGDRGEGSEEEEEDEDGSAGHGYGGKKGRGICCVTWVAVASVTLCCVAIGIGFYGNSEANDGMYQLTSSLLTANYTLASIDLLISDTINSLQLSVSGPLTTMEDMFTGSKPFLVSTRNCRRLSENVISLLSSISVARSGLEAGLNDSAVSGASIIPLTPVPPSVAPTVAPSGGLIPGPFSPGWAANTLMMNEDYRWLSYVMLLLLDLIVCLFILLGLAKQARWLLILMTVLAWLALFLSWGSLGLETATVVALSDFCTDPNVFVLNSTNFNTGTSSDVLDYYLTCSRRMNSPFQQLLTQSQRALSNIHSHLSSVERNALTQFPKAEKSLRDVQQILNSTEGNFHQLVALLNCRGLNKDYIDSLKGLCYDGMEGLLYLSLYSFLSALAFTAILCSLPGAWRSFPSDSEEYEDSDSESEDPFTSHQDSKRFLQWQPWL, encoded by the exons ACCCTGCTGGTTTTGTCCAGCGCGTCGGCCATCGCCCTGGTCATCTCCCTCTTGGTGATTCTCTCCTTCCTCATACACTATTGCTGCTGTCACCGTGGCGACCGAGGCGAGGGGtccgaagaggaggaggaagacgaggacgGCAGCGCCGGTCACGGCTACGGCGGCAAGAAGGGCCGGGGGATCTGCTGCGTCACGTGGGTGGCTGTGGCGTCCGTCACGTTGTgctg TGTTGCCATAGGCATCGGTTTCTATGGCAACAGCGAGGCTAATGATGGGATGTATCAGTTGACCTCGTCTCTTCTCACAGCCAATTACACGCTAGCTTCCATCGATTTGCTG ATCTCCGACACCATCAACAGCCTGCAGCTATCCGTCTCGGGGCCCCTGACCACCATGGAGGACATGTTTACGGGCAGCAAGCCCTTCCTGGTTTCCACTCGCAACTGCCGGAGATTATCCGAGAACGTCATCAGCCTCCTCTCCTCCATCTCGGTGGCCCGTTCCGGTCTGGAGGCGGGGCTTAACGACAGCGCCGTCAGCGGGGCCTCCATCATCCCTTTGACCCCAGTGCCGCCTTCGGTTGCCCCCACTGTGGCGCCCTCCGGTGGGCTTATACCCGGACCCTTTTCACCTGGTTGGGCGGCCAacactttaatgatgaatgaagACTACAG gTGGTTGTCATACGTCATGCTGCTGCTGCTCGACCTTATCGTGTGTCTCTTCATCCTGTTGGGACTGGCCAAGCAAGCAAGATGGCTTCTTATTTT AATGACAGTGCTGGCGTGGCTTGCTCTCTTTCTAAGTTGGGGCTCGCTGGGTTTGGAGACGGCCACAGTTGTG GCCCTCAGTGACTTTTGCACCGATCCCAATGTATTTGTGCTCAACTCCACCAACTTTAACACAGGGACCAGCTCAG ATGTGCTGGATTATTACCTGACCTGCAGTCGACGCATGAACAGCCCGTTCCAGCAG CTCCTGACTCAATCACAGAGGGCGCTCTCCAACATCCACAGCCATCTTTCCAGCGTGGAACGCAACGCCCTCACGCAGTTCCCGAAAGCCGAA AAATCACTCAGGGATGTTCAACAAATCCTCAACAGCACAGAGGGCAACTTCCACCAGCTGGTGGCGCTGCTGAACTGCCGAGGCCTCAACAAG GACTACATCGACTCGCTGAAAGGTTTATGCTACGACGGAATGGAAGGACTGCTCTACCTCTCCCTTTATTCCTTCCTCTCGGCTCTGGCCTTCACTGCCATTCTTTGCTCTCTGCCTGGTGCCTGGAGGAGCTTTCCCAG CGATTCGGAAGAATACGAAGACTCGGACAGCGAAAGTGAGGACCCCTTCACCTCCCATCAG GACTCCAAACGTTTCCTCCAATGGCAACCCTGGCTATGA